From a single Photobacterium gaetbulicola Gung47 genomic region:
- a CDS encoding putative UDP-glucose 4-epimerase (COG1087) produces the protein MKVLVTGGMGYIGSHTCVQMIDAGLEPIILDNLCNSKEAVLERVETLTGVTPTFYHGDIRDREILDQIFSEHDIRSVIHFAGLKAVGESVQKPLEYYDNNVHGTLMLVDAMKQAGVNSLVFSSSATVYGDPTEIPIKETTPTGQVTNPYGRSKYMVEECLRDIQVAVPEMSITLLRYFNPVGAHPSGIMGEDPQGIPNNLMPFIAQVAVGRREYLSVFGNDYPTPDGTGIRDYIHVMDLADGHIAALRTVGEKPGLHIYNLGTGKGSSVLEMVDAFSKACGHDVAYKICPRRPGDIAECWADPAKAREELGWEARFDVTAMAADTWRWQSDNPNGY, from the coding sequence ATGAAGGTATTAGTAACGGGAGGTATGGGATATATCGGAAGCCATACCTGTGTACAAATGATTGACGCAGGCCTTGAGCCAATCATTCTGGACAACCTTTGTAACAGTAAAGAAGCCGTGCTTGAGCGAGTTGAAACACTGACTGGTGTAACACCAACTTTCTATCATGGTGATATTCGTGATCGAGAGATACTGGATCAAATTTTCTCAGAGCATGATATTCGCTCTGTCATCCATTTTGCAGGCTTGAAGGCCGTGGGTGAGTCAGTACAAAAACCGCTTGAATACTACGACAACAATGTCCATGGCACATTGATGCTCGTTGATGCCATGAAGCAGGCAGGTGTGAACAGTTTGGTGTTCAGCTCATCCGCAACGGTTTATGGTGATCCTACTGAAATCCCAATCAAGGAAACGACACCAACAGGTCAAGTGACCAACCCTTATGGCCGCAGCAAGTACATGGTCGAGGAGTGTCTGCGCGATATTCAGGTTGCAGTCCCTGAAATGAGTATCACCTTGCTGCGTTACTTCAACCCAGTTGGCGCCCACCCATCTGGCATTATGGGTGAAGACCCGCAAGGTATCCCTAATAACCTGATGCCATTTATCGCCCAAGTTGCAGTGGGACGCCGTGAATATCTCTCTGTGTTCGGCAATGATTATCCAACACCGGACGGGACCGGCATTCGTGATTATATCCACGTTATGGATTTGGCCGATGGCCATATTGCCGCCCTGCGCACGGTTGGCGAAAAGCCGGGATTACATATCTATAACCTAGGGACAGGCAAGGGTAGCAGCGTGCTCGAAATGGTCGATGCCTTTAGCAAGGCATGTGGTCATGATGTGGCTTACAAAATTTGTCCACGCCGTCCTGGTGATATTGCCGAGTGTTGGGCTGATCCGGCTAAAGCGCGTGAAGAGCTTGGTTGGGAAGCCAGGTTCGATGTCACAGCGATGGCTGCTGATACTTGGCGTTGGCAGTCTGACAACCCGAATGGGTACTGA
- a CDS encoding galactose-1-phosphate uridylyltransferase (COG1085) has translation MSEQKFNPVDHPHRRYNPLTGQYILVSPHRAKRPWQGADEIPQQAEDKSYDSECFLCPTNTRVSGDKNPDYADTYVFNNDHAALTPDTPDAPGSDNPLFRCESARGLSRVICFSPDHSKTLPELPVGTIRKVIDTWNEQIEELGQEYVWVQAFENKGATMGCSQPHPHGQIWANSFLPNEIARKDENLRAYYQAQGTNLLVDYAKAEMADGSRTVVETEHWIAVVPYWAAWPFETMLMPKAHIRRMNDLTDEQRDDLAVAIKKLTSRYDNLFKCSFPYSMGWHYAPFFKDGDTSTEHWQLHAIFYPPLLRSATVRKFMVGYEMLAESQRDLTAEQAADKLRALSDVHYREQQ, from the coding sequence ATGTCTGAGCAAAAGTTTAATCCAGTTGATCACCCGCATCGTCGATACAATCCGTTGACGGGGCAATATATTTTGGTTTCCCCACATCGTGCTAAGCGTCCATGGCAGGGGGCTGATGAAATCCCGCAACAAGCAGAAGACAAGAGCTACGATAGCGAGTGCTTTTTGTGTCCGACCAATACCCGTGTTTCAGGTGATAAAAACCCGGACTATGCCGATACCTATGTGTTCAATAATGACCATGCGGCGCTGACACCGGATACACCGGATGCCCCGGGATCTGACAACCCTCTTTTCCGTTGTGAAAGTGCCCGTGGTTTGAGCCGAGTGATTTGTTTCTCCCCGGATCACAGCAAAACTTTGCCAGAACTACCCGTCGGTACGATTCGCAAAGTGATTGACACCTGGAATGAGCAAATTGAAGAGCTTGGCCAAGAATATGTGTGGGTTCAGGCGTTTGAAAACAAAGGGGCAACAATGGGGTGTTCCCAGCCACACCCACATGGTCAGATCTGGGCAAACAGCTTTTTGCCAAACGAGATCGCCCGCAAAGATGAAAACCTACGAGCGTACTACCAAGCGCAAGGCACAAATTTGCTGGTGGATTATGCAAAAGCTGAAATGGCTGACGGTTCACGTACCGTCGTTGAAACCGAGCATTGGATTGCCGTTGTTCCATACTGGGCGGCATGGCCATTTGAAACCATGTTGATGCCGAAAGCCCATATCCGCCGTATGAACGATTTGACTGACGAGCAGCGTGATGATCTTGCTGTTGCGATTAAAAAACTCACCAGCCGTTATGACAACCTGTTTAAGTGCTCATTCCCTTACTCGATGGGCTGGCATTATGCACCGTTTTTCAAAGATGGTGATACTTCAACTGAGCATTGGCAGCTTCATGCCATCTTCTATCCGCCATTACTACGCTCTGCGACGGTGCGCAAGTTCATGGTGGGTTATGAAATGTTGGCTGAAAGTCAGCGTGATCTCACGGCAGAGCAGGCGGCAGACAAATTGCGTGCCCTAAGCGACGTTCACTACCGCGAACAACAATAA
- a CDS encoding galactokinase (COG0153) encodes MSKTQLLTDAVNTSFFSVLGYEATHLIQAPGRVNLIGEHTDYNDGFVLPCAIDYQAVVAAARRDDNIVRVVSVDYGNQTKEFDLTSEIAFDEECMWINYIKGVVKCLRGRGYEFAGADIAVSGNVPQGAGLSSSAALEVVIGQTFKTLYALEISQQEIALNGQQAENEFVGCNCGIMDQLISAEGQANHALLIDCRSLETKAVSMPEDMAVVIINSNKKRGLVDSEYNTRRAQCEEAARIFGVKALRDVTIEQFNARVDELDEMVAKRARHVISENDRTEEAAIALSQGDMKRMGELMAESHASMRDDFEITVREIDFIVDTVKAVIGDQGGVRMTGGGFGGCVVSIVPPALVEEVKAALAEKYEAETGLKETIYVCKAKAGAGALA; translated from the coding sequence ATGTCTAAAACACAACTACTGACTGACGCTGTTAATACTTCATTTTTTTCCGTATTGGGTTATGAAGCGACACACCTGATCCAGGCTCCGGGCCGTGTGAATTTGATCGGTGAGCATACTGATTATAATGATGGATTCGTACTGCCATGTGCGATTGATTATCAAGCGGTTGTTGCGGCTGCTCGTCGAGATGACAATATTGTGCGCGTGGTGTCTGTGGACTATGGCAATCAAACCAAAGAATTTGACCTGACGTCCGAGATTGCTTTCGACGAAGAGTGTATGTGGATCAACTACATCAAGGGTGTGGTCAAGTGTCTACGTGGTCGCGGTTATGAGTTTGCCGGTGCGGATATCGCTGTAAGCGGCAATGTTCCCCAAGGTGCGGGCCTGAGCTCTTCTGCTGCATTGGAAGTGGTGATTGGACAGACATTCAAGACACTTTATGCGCTAGAAATCAGCCAGCAGGAAATTGCCCTGAATGGTCAGCAGGCGGAAAACGAATTTGTAGGGTGTAACTGCGGCATCATGGATCAGTTGATCTCTGCCGAAGGCCAAGCAAACCACGCCCTGTTGATTGACTGTCGTTCGCTGGAGACCAAAGCGGTTTCTATGCCGGAAGATATGGCGGTGGTTATCATCAATTCGAACAAAAAACGTGGTTTGGTTGACAGCGAATACAACACCCGCCGTGCACAGTGTGAAGAAGCGGCGCGTATTTTTGGTGTGAAAGCATTGCGTGACGTCACGATTGAACAGTTTAATGCTCGTGTCGATGAGCTTGACGAAATGGTCGCCAAGCGTGCTCGCCACGTGATCAGCGAAAACGATCGTACTGAAGAAGCTGCTATCGCATTGAGTCAAGGTGACATGAAGCGTATGGGGGAGCTGATGGCTGAGTCTCATGCTTCGATGCGCGATGACTTTGAAATCACTGTCCGTGAGATTGATTTCATTGTTGACACTGTCAAAGCCGTCATTGGCGATCAAGGTGGTGTGCGTATGACTGGCGGCGGTTTTGGCGGTTGTGTAGTGTCGATTGTGCCGCCAGCCTTGGTTGAAGAGGTGAAGGCTGCCCTTGCTGAGAAATATGAGGCGGAGACTGGGTTGAAAGAGACCATTTATGTATGTAAGGCAAAAGCTGGCGCTGGTGCACTCGCCTAA
- a CDS encoding aldose 1-epimerase (COG2017) has protein sequence MTLPHKVLALHETMTMEAAFDGRPANLFTLTNEAGMTATFMDIGATWLSCTVPVDGDAREVLLGCANMTDHLKQSAYFGATVGRYANRIAGGQFTNDGKTFHVSTNQAGNTLHGGPEGFDQRRWALDSRTDSKLAFCLFSQDGDQGFPGNLEAKVTFELTEDNTVAISYQANCDKPCPVNFTNHAYFNLVGEASGEDCLGHELTISADRFVPTSDVGIPTGELKSVAQTGFDFRKGKTIAQDLRLDPEQVLVGGYDHALLLKPEVCDGISDCVKVISPDQKITMMVQTTKPAVQLYTGNFLSGTKGTSGEYRIHQGFCLETEYLPDAPNHPEWPGDSILRPNQTYAHYTGYRFIF, from the coding sequence ATGACACTACCACATAAAGTGTTAGCGCTGCACGAAACCATGACAATGGAGGCGGCCTTTGACGGTCGCCCTGCCAACCTGTTTACGCTTACCAATGAGGCAGGTATGACGGCAACGTTCATGGATATTGGTGCCACGTGGCTGAGTTGTACAGTGCCTGTAGACGGTGATGCGAGAGAAGTGCTGCTTGGCTGCGCCAACATGACGGATCATCTTAAGCAGAGTGCCTATTTTGGCGCGACGGTAGGGCGCTACGCCAACCGTATTGCCGGTGGGCAATTTACGAACGATGGCAAAACATTCCACGTTAGCACCAACCAAGCGGGCAATACACTGCATGGCGGGCCTGAGGGCTTCGATCAGCGTCGTTGGGCACTGGATTCTCGTACGGACTCGAAGCTTGCCTTTTGTCTGTTTTCTCAAGATGGCGACCAAGGTTTTCCAGGTAACCTCGAAGCGAAAGTGACGTTTGAGCTGACTGAAGACAACACGGTAGCGATTAGCTATCAGGCGAACTGCGATAAGCCCTGTCCTGTGAACTTCACCAATCATGCTTACTTTAACTTGGTAGGAGAAGCCTCTGGAGAGGATTGCTTAGGCCATGAGCTAACGATTAGCGCGGATAGGTTCGTTCCTACCTCCGACGTAGGTATACCTACCGGAGAGTTGAAATCGGTTGCACAAACTGGATTTGACTTCAGGAAGGGTAAAACCATCGCTCAGGATCTTCGCCTTGATCCTGAGCAGGTATTGGTGGGTGGCTATGACCATGCATTACTGCTAAAACCTGAAGTCTGTGATGGTATTAGTGATTGTGTCAAAGTGATCTCGCCGGATCAGAAAATTACCATGATGGTCCAAACGACCAAGCCAGCTGTGCAACTCTACACGGGTAACTTTCTGTCGGGTACAAAAGGGACATCGGGTGAATACCGTATCCACCAGGGCTTTTGCTTAGAAACTGAATACCTGCCAGATGCGCCAAACCATCCAGAGTGGCCGGGTGATAGCATTCTGCGGCCAAACCAGACCTACGCTCATTACACCGGTTACCGGTTTATTTTTTAG